In one Chitinophaga sancti genomic region, the following are encoded:
- a CDS encoding S1C family serine protease, which yields MDTYSQVIIEAVEKVSPAVVKIERLERSSRGEVVGGSGSGFIFSSDGYLFTNSHVVKGATHLKVMLQDGRTYPAYLAGQDAATDLAVLKIEAGELTTVPFGDADELRIGQLVIAIGNPLGFQHTVTAGVISALGRSLRGADGLMMDSMIQTDAALNPGNSGGPLINGDGAVIGVNTAIINGAQGLCFAISINTAKSIANQLIRFGKVKRAYIGVAMQQVDLVPRLRAMHEVKNRQGLFVTQVERSSPAAKAGVMDGDIIVGFADQLVETADQFFKMLTEEKIGQWQFLKVIRGNEMKELRITPVEKGD from the coding sequence ATGGACACATATTCTCAGGTAATTATCGAAGCCGTGGAAAAAGTAAGTCCGGCGGTGGTAAAAATTGAAAGACTGGAGCGCAGTTCCCGTGGCGAGGTTGTGGGTGGCTCGGGTTCCGGTTTTATTTTTTCTTCAGATGGGTATCTGTTTACGAATAGTCATGTCGTAAAAGGGGCCACTCATTTGAAAGTAATGTTGCAGGACGGGAGGACTTACCCCGCGTATCTTGCAGGACAGGATGCTGCGACAGATTTAGCGGTATTAAAAATAGAAGCGGGAGAGTTGACAACGGTGCCATTTGGAGATGCTGATGAACTCAGGATCGGGCAGCTTGTTATTGCAATTGGTAATCCCCTGGGTTTTCAGCATACGGTGACTGCTGGTGTCATCAGTGCATTAGGGCGATCGTTAAGAGGCGCTGATGGACTGATGATGGATAGCATGATTCAAACAGATGCTGCATTAAATCCTGGTAATTCCGGAGGGCCGCTCATAAATGGCGATGGTGCCGTTATTGGGGTCAATACAGCGATTATTAATGGGGCGCAGGGATTATGCTTTGCTATTAGTATAAACACGGCTAAATCGATCGCAAATCAGTTAATTCGTTTTGGGAAGGTGAAGCGGGCTTACATCGGGGTGGCAATGCAGCAGGTGGATCTTGTGCCGAGGTTACGGGCGATGCATGAAGTGAAGAACAGGCAGGGATTGTTTGTGACGCAGGTGGAGAGGAGTAGTCCGGCAGCGAAGGCAGGGGTGATGGATGGCGATATTATTGTGGGCTTTGCGGATCAGCTGGTGGAGACGGCAGATCAGTTTTTTAAAATGCTGACGGAGGAGAAGATTGGGCAGTGGCAGTTTTTGAAAGTGATCAGGGGGAATGAGATGAAGGAGTTGCGGATAACGCCGGTGGAAAAAGGAGATTAA